A genomic region of Papaver somniferum cultivar HN1 chromosome 7, ASM357369v1, whole genome shotgun sequence contains the following coding sequences:
- the LOC113295372 gene encoding uncharacterized protein LOC113295372: MEYLEHRYHITKQDNHQQTNNPYPLSIREYQYPEGYVSPKFKTYDGHGNAREHVSRFLSDMNDRISDEKLCLRELPKSLPGTYFTWYDNLKEESIDSWPIMYSMFMGKFYSAKRKVTSIYLSRNGHMSGEEIGTYIARFRRTALDCHEDISEEALVEICVREMIQCFKGNLINFRFQTFVELEEAAERIADCMEELPAYVNWRHIVSITSVIPYKPNNKEGSESRQQGGDLTQRKNIWIRKDSRSSPPLLPYGRERTVRLLNQWVAKGEVQLPPTVVDVNKMNKDAARYFHYHRRMGHPTVECLAIRSIFERKRESGELEAARQMIERDPFPCH; this comes from the coding sequence ATGGAGTACCTGGAGCATAGGTATCATATCACGAAGCAAGATAACCACCAACAAACAAACAACCCATATCCTTTAAGTATCCGGGAATATCAGTACCCCGAGGGATATGTTTCTCCCAAGTTTAAGACTTACGATGGACATGGAAATGCGCGGGAACATGTCAGCCGTTTTCTCTCAGACATGAATGATAGAATCTCCGACGAGAAACTGTGTTTGAGAGAATTACCCAAATCATTGCCAGGAACATACTTTACCTGGTACGATAACCTAAAGGAAGAAAGCATAGACTCTTGGCCCATTATGTACTCGATGTTTATGGGCAAATTCTATTCAGCCAAGCGGAAAGTTACGTCCATATACCTGAGCAGAAACGGACATATGTCGGGTGAAGAAATAGGGACATATATAGCAAGGTTCCGACGAACGGCACTGGATTGTCATGAAGACATTAGTGAAGAAGCACTCGTAGAAATATGCGTACGAGAAATGATTCAGTGTTTCAAAGGGAATTTGATCAACTTCAGATTTCAAACCTTCGTCGAACTAGAGGAAGCCGCTGAAAGAATCGCTGACTGCATGGAAGAGTTACCTGCATACGTCAACTGGCGTCATATTGTAAGTATCACATCCGTAATCCCCTACAAGCCTAATAACAAAGAGGGAAGTGAAAGCCGACAACAAGGGGGAGACCTCACCCAAAGGAAAAACATATGGATTAGAAAGGATTCGAGATCATCCCCTCCTCTACTACCATATGGAAGAGAACGGACTGTTCGGCTCCTCAACCAATGGGTAGCCAAGGGTGAGGTTCAATTGCCGCCGACGGTAGTGGATGTCAACAAAATGAATAAGGACGCTGCAAGGTATTTCCATTATCATAGGAGAATGGGACATCCGACAGTGGAATGTCTCGCGATAAGAAGCATATTTGAAAGAAAACGTGAGTCTGGAGAGCTTGAGGCAGCAAGACAAATGATCGAGCGAGACCCATTCCCGTGTCACTAA